The Ovis canadensis isolate MfBH-ARS-UI-01 breed Bighorn chromosome 13, ARS-UI_OviCan_v2, whole genome shotgun sequence genome includes a region encoding these proteins:
- the MATN4 gene encoding matrilin-4 translates to MRPPPPPAPAARPSPPRAHCPCRYLVQLPGRLRPSAPLCGRASELSGRLRLDTSVLCWLSAMRGLLYSMLPLLLLLLQPWETQLQLAGPRCSTGPLDLVFVIDSSRSVRPFEFETMRQFLVGLLRSLDVGPNATRVGVIQYSSQVQSVFPLRAFSRREDMERAIRALVPLAQGTMTGLAIQYAMNVAFSVAEGARPPEARVPRVAVIVTDGRPQDRVAEVAAQARARGIEIYAVGVQRADVGSLRAMASPPLNEHVFLVESFDLIQEFGRQFQGRLCRKDLCAQGGHGCQHQCVSALGTFHCACNPGYQLAADNKSCMAIDHCSFGNHSCQHDCVSTFGGPQCRCREGYDLLPDRRSCQARDLCNGVDHGCEFQCVSEGFSYHCVCPEGRQLQADGKSCSRCREGHVDLVLLVDGSKSVRPQNFELVKRFVNQIVDFLDVSPEGTRVGLVQFSSRVRTEFPLGRYGTAAEVKQAVLAVEYMERGTMTGLALRHMVEHSFSEAQGARPRELNVPRVGLVFTDGRSQDNISVWAARAKEEGIVMYAVGVGKAVEEELREIASEPAELHVSYSPDFSTMTHLLENLKGSICPEEGIGAGTELRSPCECESIVEFQGRTLGTLESLSQKLAQLTARLEDLENQLATQK, encoded by the exons ATGCGGCCGCCGCCTCCGCCCGCTCCAGCTGCCCGGCCGTCCCCACCTCGGGCACACTGCCCGTGCCGGTACCTGGTCCAACTGCCGGGGAGGCTCCGCCCGTCGGCTCCGCTCTGCGGCCGCGCCTCTGAGCTGTCCGGCAGGCTCAG gCTCGACACCTCCGTTCTCTGTTGGCTGAGTGCCATGAGGGGGCTTCTATATTCGATGCTGCCCCTGTTGCTGCTCCTTCTCCAGCCTTGGGAAACCCAACTGCAGTTGGCAG GTCCCAGGTGCAGTACTGGGCCCCTGGATTTGGTGTTCGTGATTGACAGCTCACGCAGCGTGCGCCCCTTCGAGTTCGAGACTATGCGGCAGTTCCTGGTGGGCCTTCTCCGCAGCTTGGACGTGGGGCCCAACGCCACTCGCGTCGGCGTGATCCAGTATTCGAGTCAAGTGCAGAGCGTCTTCCCGCTCCGAGCCTTCTCGCGCCGCGAGGATATGGAGCGCGCCATCCGCGCTCTAGTGCCGCTGGCGCAGGGCACCATGACCGGGCTGGCGATCCAGTACGCCATGAATGTGGCCTTTAGCGTGGCCGAGGGCGCGCGCCCGCCGGAGGCGCGCGTGCCTCGCGTGGCCGTCATCGTGACCGACGGGCGGCCCCAGGATCGCGTGGCAGAGGTGGCCGCTCAGGCGCGCGCGCGCGGCATCGAGATCTACGCCGTGGGGGTACAGCGCGCCGACGTGGGCTCCCTGCGCGCCATGGCGTCCCCCCCGCTGAACGAGCACGTCTTCCTCGTCGAGTCCTTCGACCTTATCCAGGAGTTCGGCCGGCAGTTCCAGGGCCGGCTGTGTC GAAAGGACCTGTGTGCTCAGGGGGGACACGGCTGCCAGCACCAGTGTGTCAGCGCCCTGGGCACCTTCCACTGTGCCTGCAACCCTGGCTACCAGCTAGCAGCAGATAACAAGAGCTGTATGG CCATTGACCACTGCAGCTTCGGGAACCACAGCTGCCAGCATGACTGTGTTAGCACTTTTGGTGGGCCACAGTGCCGCTGCAGAGAGGGCTATGACTTGCTGCCCGACAGGAGGAGCTGTCAGG CCCGGGATCTTTGCAATGGCGTGGACCATGGCTGTGAGTTCCAGTGTGTGAGTGAGGGCTTCTCCTACCACTGCGTGTGTCCTGAGGGGCGGCAGCTCCAGGCAGATGGCAAGAGCTGCAGCC GGTGCCGGGAAGGCCACGTGGACCTGGTTCTGCTCGTTGATGGCTCCAAGAGCGTGCGCCCGCAGAACTTCGAGCTGGTGAAACGCTTCGTGAACCAGATCGTGGACTTCCTGGACGTGTCCCCCGAGGGCACGCGCGTGGGGCTGGTGCAGTTCTCCAGCCGGGTGCGCACGGAGTTCCCGCTGGGCCGCTACGGCACCGCGGCCGAGGTGAAGCAGGCGGTCCTGGCCGTGGAGTACATGGAGCGCGGCACCATGACCGGGCTGGCCCTGCGCCACATGGTGGAGCACAGCTTCTCCGAGGCGCAGGGCGCGCGGCCCCGGGAGCTCAACGTGCCCCGCGTGGGCTTGGTCTTCACCGACGGCCGCTCCCAGGATAACATCTCCGTGTGGGCGGCGCGAGCCAAGGAGGAAG GCATCGTCATGTACGCCGTGGGCGTGGGCAAGGCCGTGGAGGAAGAACTGCGAGAAATCGCCTCGGAGCCAGCCGAGCTGCACGTGTCCTACTCGCCGGACTTCAGCACCATGACGCACCTGCTGGAGAACCTCAAAGGCAGCATCTGCCCAG AGGAGGGCATCGGCGCGGGGACAGAGCTTCGGAGCCCCTGCGAATGCGAAAGCATCGTGGAGTTCCAGGGCCGCACGCTGGGGACGCTAGAGAGTCTGTCGCAGAAGC TGGCCCAGCTGACCGCACGCCTGGAGGATCTGGAGAATCAGCTGGCCACCCAGAAGTGA